The following coding sequences are from one Arcobacter nitrofigilis DSM 7299 window:
- a CDS encoding methyltransferase domain-containing protein, translating to MSVKNEFSKYANQYNSYNIVQQIAAKSIIRDINYQPKRILELGCGSGQVIKNVSWEYDFYKAMDFSQNMCNIHPKANNIQVECFDFDSDAFFENIKNDKYDVVISSSALQWSKDLAKIVKAISSISPKIYAALFTSNTFKTIQAITNKKSPILDEQSIKKAFLQYCECEFETITYNLEFDNKKKLFDYIKKSGVSGGNTLEFKDAKKLYKEYNLNYLEFEVIFVKAFSKS from the coding sequence ATGTCCGTAAAAAACGAATTTTCAAAATACGCAAATCAATATAACTCATACAATATTGTACAACAAATTGCAGCAAAATCTATTATTAGAGATATAAATTATCAACCTAAAAGAATATTAGAGTTAGGTTGTGGCTCTGGACAAGTTATTAAAAATGTTTCATGGGAGTATGATTTTTACAAGGCCATGGATTTTTCACAAAATATGTGTAATATTCATCCTAAAGCAAATAATATTCAAGTGGAATGTTTTGATTTTGATAGTGATGCTTTTTTTGAAAATATTAAAAACGATAAATATGATGTTGTTATATCTTCTTCTGCCTTGCAGTGGTCAAAGGATTTAGCTAAGATAGTTAAAGCTATTAGTTCTATTTCCCCTAAAATTTATGCTGCTTTATTTACTTCAAATACTTTTAAAACAATACAAGCAATAACAAATAAAAAATCACCAATATTAGATGAACAATCAATAAAAAAAGCTTTTTTACAATATTGTGAGTGTGAATTTGAAACTATAACTTATAATTTAGAGTTTGATAATAAAAAGAAATTATTTGATTATATTAAGAAATCAGGTGTAAGTGGTGGAAATACTCTTGAATTTAAAGATGCTAAAAAGTTATATAAAGAGTATAATTTAAATTATTTAGAGTTTGAAGTTATCTTTGTCAAAGCTTTT
- the secG gene encoding preprotein translocase subunit SecG: MTSTLLVVQFILAVLLTICILLQKSSSMGLGAYSGSNESLFGAKGPGNFLTKATMVLGLIFVLNTLVLGYFYNENRQRSAVDNVQTESLIPKTPEKAQAPAAPAAPVAPAEKTAPTVPAVPTVPTTEK, encoded by the coding sequence ATGACATCAACACTTTTAGTAGTTCAATTTATTTTAGCAGTACTATTAACAATTTGCATCTTACTTCAAAAAAGTTCAAGTATGGGATTAGGCGCTTACAGTGGAAGCAACGAATCTTTATTTGGAGCAAAAGGTCCTGGAAACTTTTTAACAAAAGCAACTATGGTATTAGGGTTAATTTTTGTTTTAAATACTCTAGTTTTAGGATATTTTTATAATGAAAATAGACAAAGAAGTGCAGTAGACAATGTACAAACAGAAAGTTTAATTCCAAAAACTCCTGAAAAAGCTCAAGCACCAGCTGCTCCTGCAGCGCCAGTAGCACCAGCAGAAAAAACTGCACCTACTGTTCCAGCCGTACCGACAGTTCCAACTACTGAAAAATAG
- the frr gene encoding ribosome recycling factor: MLNEIYSETKEKMDNAIEALKRDYKTLRTGKVSTTILDGIKIDYYGTPTELTQVGSVLAPDATTIVINPWEKHLVGDIEKAIQNANIGVNPNNDGEVIKLFFPPMTVDQRKESAKQAKGMTDDAKVAIRNIRKHANDRVKVLHKDKEITDDENKKAQDEIQKITDSYVTKADDTFKAKEAEILKV, from the coding sequence ATGTTAAATGAGATTTATTCAGAAACAAAAGAGAAAATGGATAATGCAATAGAAGCATTAAAAAGAGACTATAAAACACTAAGAACAGGTAAAGTAAGTACTACAATTTTAGATGGTATAAAAATTGATTATTATGGAACACCAACTGAACTAACTCAAGTAGGTTCAGTTCTTGCACCTGATGCTACAACAATTGTAATAAACCCATGGGAAAAACATCTTGTAGGTGATATTGAAAAAGCAATTCAAAATGCTAATATTGGTGTTAATCCAAATAATGATGGTGAAGTGATTAAACTATTTTTCCCTCCTATGACTGTTGACCAAAGAAAAGAGAGTGCAAAACAAGCAAAAGGTATGACTGATGATGCAAAAGTAGCTATTAGAAATATCAGAAAGCACGCAAATGATAGAGTAAAAGTTCTTCATAAAGATAAAGAAATAACTGATGATGAAAACAAAAAAGCTCAAGATGAAATACAAAAAATTACAGATTCTTATGTAACAAAAGCTGATGATACTTTCAAAGCAAAAGAAGCTGAAATCTTAAAAGTATAA
- the pyrE gene encoding orotate phosphoribosyltransferase — MVVEQIYKDANALLEGHFKLSSGNHSKYYLQSAKVLEDPKTAKLLAEELAKQIKESGLKVDAVCSPALGGLIAGFALATALDVRFIFAERVDGEMTIRRGFEVTKGEKYIICEDIITTGGSALEAAKQIENDGGEILAYAALANRGFCSRVGSEIEPKDNCKLPLDKPLFALDDFTFEMYAPDDCPMCKEGSVAYKPGSRGN, encoded by the coding sequence ATGGTAGTAGAACAAATATATAAAGATGCAAATGCCCTATTAGAAGGTCATTTTAAATTAAGTTCAGGAAATCATTCTAAATACTATTTACAATCTGCAAAAGTATTAGAAGACCCTAAAACTGCAAAACTATTAGCTGAAGAATTAGCAAAACAGATAAAAGAGTCTGGGCTAAAAGTTGATGCTGTTTGTTCACCTGCTCTTGGTGGATTGATTGCAGGATTTGCACTAGCAACTGCCCTTGATGTAAGATTTATCTTTGCGGAAAGAGTTGATGGTGAGATGACTATAAGAAGAGGTTTTGAAGTTACCAAAGGTGAAAAATATATTATCTGTGAAGATATTATTACTACTGGTGGTAGTGCTTTAGAAGCAGCAAAACAAATAGAAAATGATGGTGGTGAAATACTTGCCTATGCAGCCTTAGCCAATAGAGGTTTTTGCTCAAGAGTTGGAAGTGAAATAGAACCAAAAGATAATTGTAAATTACCACTTGATAAACCACTTTTTGCTTTAGATGACTTTACATTTGAAATGTATGCTCCTGATGATTGTCCTATGTGTAAAGAAGGATCAGTTGCATATAAACCTGGAAGTAGAGGAAACTAA
- a CDS encoding RDD family protein: MNRWRDIKAGKKEPLNEESKNNNLNSNICTSIPARIKAFIVDMFMIMMPLAYATTYVFMNGKDDFQGSQEARWGLSIIYGLIIIVFWIAKGQTPGLKAYSLKLIDEKTREKISFPKAILRYLSFIFAATTIVLTFLPFFRKDKKTFQDLVTNTLVIKIQKK, encoded by the coding sequence ATGAATAGATGGAGAGATATAAAAGCTGGTAAAAAAGAACCACTTAATGAAGAGTCTAAAAACAATAATTTAAACTCTAATATCTGTACTTCTATTCCCGCTAGAATCAAGGCCTTTATTGTGGATATGTTTATGATAATGATGCCTTTAGCTTATGCTACTACTTATGTTTTTATGAATGGGAAAGATGACTTTCAAGGAAGCCAAGAAGCAAGATGGGGTCTATCTATTATTTATGGTTTGATTATTATTGTTTTTTGGATAGCAAAAGGTCAAACTCCAGGATTAAAAGCCTATAGTCTAAAACTTATAGATGAAAAAACAAGAGAAAAGATATCATTCCCAAAAGCTATTTTAAGATATTTATCTTTTATATTTGCAGCTACTACTATTGTTCTTACATTTTTACCATTTTTTAGAAAAGATAAAAAAACTTTTCAGGATCTAGTTACTAATACCCTTGTAATTAAAATTCAAAAAAAATAG
- a CDS encoding MFS transporter, with product MLFFNLSAFYFFYFAAVAVYVIFMPKVLHDIGYTPSEIGVIFALAPLMRFATPFLFLKHIKLDRNIFRLALFTSILCSIGFYFTLHNFYAFMLNNALLGVCLSLILPYIEVIALKELGKDKYGRSRLYGSIGFTVIALILAKFLSEPQIALHYYLTINIFIVIFSLLLLKHDVEHKDTISSKPFSVFEYWPFWLSLFFMQISFGGFYNFFTIYETEHGISLEMTSYLWSFGVICEILMFYFQAPLLKNNLLNIIKFSILLTAIRWLLLYLYPDNLYVTFFTQSIHAFSFGLYHSSVIIYLFSIYENKKLAQQFMYGVAYGLGGFIGALVAGWLYGENLFLYSSIFATISLLFVSTLKTERKI from the coding sequence ATGCTTTTTTTTAACTTATCTGCATTTTATTTCTTCTATTTTGCAGCGGTTGCAGTATATGTTATCTTTATGCCAAAAGTACTCCATGATATAGGGTACACTCCTTCAGAAATTGGAGTAATTTTTGCTCTAGCTCCATTGATGAGATTTGCCACACCTTTTTTATTTTTAAAGCATATAAAACTTGATAGAAATATTTTTAGATTAGCATTATTTACTTCAATACTTTGTTCAATTGGATTTTATTTTACACTACATAATTTTTATGCTTTTATGTTAAACAATGCCCTTTTAGGAGTTTGTCTAAGCCTTATATTACCTTATATTGAAGTTATTGCCCTAAAAGAGTTAGGCAAAGATAAATATGGAAGATCTAGACTTTATGGCTCAATCGGATTTACAGTAATTGCTTTAATTTTAGCAAAATTCTTAAGTGAACCACAAATTGCATTGCACTATTATTTAACTATAAATATCTTTATTGTGATTTTTTCACTTTTACTTTTGAAACATGATGTTGAACATAAAGATACAATTAGTTCAAAACCATTTTCTGTTTTTGAGTATTGGCCTTTTTGGTTAAGTCTATTTTTTATGCAAATAAGTTTTGGTGGTTTTTATAATTTCTTTACTATTTATGAAACAGAGCATGGAATATCACTTGAGATGACCTCTTATCTTTGGTCTTTTGGAGTTATTTGTGAAATACTTATGTTTTATTTCCAAGCACCATTATTAAAAAACAATCTTTTAAATATAATTAAATTCTCTATTTTATTGACTGCAATTAGATGGTTATTGCTTTATTTATATCCAGATAACTTATATGTGACATTTTTTACCCAATCAATACATGCTTTTTCTTTTGGACTATATCATAGTTCTGTAATTATTTATTTATTTTCAATTTACGAAAATAAAAAACTTGCTCAACAATTTATGTATGGAGTAGCCTATGGACTTGGTGGTTTTATTGGAGCTTTAGTTGCGGGATGGTTATATGGGGAAAACTTATTTTTATATTCGAGTATTTTTGCAACAATTTCATTACTTTTTGTTAGTACTTTAAAAACTGAAAGAAAAATTTAA
- a CDS encoding putative bifunctional diguanylate cyclase/phosphodiesterase: MIKTLKNYFRISILAISLLLFLIFYFFSSTIHTNLTIQENEKISQSLSKQIFNSMYQVMRKGWTREEISEFMSNIKSSFKESSYDIAVYRSKKVEDLFGKINQGEITKNLQYVFDTKKEFNLSKDNKIRNITPILAKKECLACHTNSNVGDVLGAVDIQYDFNYLIDQTKHQYFLLSLIILPFMILCAFLISGNLLKKINLSIRGFKDKIENINSVKDFKTLDLSAPKKSFVEFNHIMNGLTDLSNKLRNIAVDKDILEFEVKLLDKMIITSDVIRDWKEYIKDLLHEINIVLPVHCLITIFKANDEFYEIEVFWLGKPNEKVIKHIENVARQMIKSHHKLDILDCSINHNFTNENYSLVTLDIKDIEHEAKSILLDAPKIGGIVGLGIQSNLEKDSIHSIVIDSILTTLLNLVGSIKAINKYTENLEFYATRDPLTSLFTQRVFRDLMEYEIKRAARHNYTFGLLVIDCDNFKPINDAHGHTFGDEFLKALGNILADSKRSEDILSRYGGDEFTLILPECNKEEAFSVAQRILNNVSDLELISPDGTKCSMTVSIGMAMYPEHSTIQIELFNIADAMMYEAKTMGKNSIKYPTEYDLEEIHKEAEDKSMLVLNAIKNENIIPHFQPIVNLKTNKCEINELLMRIEIDGEYLPAAKFIETAEALGIVHKMDYMVIEKAFAKINETNYQGLLFINLSPKALIISEFINKIVVLAHNYNINRDNIVFEITERETVKSFSLLERFVQNLKLQGFSFAIDDFGSGFSSFHYIKKFPIDYIKIDGDFIINITKDKKDVAFVKSIVALAKELKVKTIAEFVENEEILEFLKNIDIDYVQGYHIGKPNKEIRM, encoded by the coding sequence ATGATTAAAACATTAAAAAATTATTTCCGAATTTCAATACTTGCAATTAGTTTACTACTTTTTCTTATCTTTTATTTCTTTTCTTCAACAATTCATACAAATTTAACAATTCAAGAAAATGAAAAAATATCACAATCTTTATCTAAACAAATCTTTAACTCTATGTATCAAGTTATGAGAAAAGGCTGGACAAGAGAAGAGATAAGCGAATTTATGAGTAATATTAAAAGCTCATTTAAAGAGTCTTCTTATGATATTGCTGTTTATCGTTCAAAAAAAGTTGAAGACCTTTTTGGAAAAATAAACCAAGGAGAAATTACAAAAAACCTACAATATGTTTTTGATACAAAAAAAGAGTTTAATCTCTCAAAAGATAATAAAATTAGAAATATAACTCCAATATTAGCAAAAAAAGAGTGTTTAGCTTGTCACACCAATTCAAACGTTGGTGATGTTTTAGGTGCTGTTGATATACAATATGATTTTAATTATTTAATAGACCAAACCAAACATCAATACTTTTTATTGTCATTAATAATCTTACCATTTATGATACTTTGTGCATTTTTAATCTCAGGAAATTTACTAAAAAAAATAAATCTTTCAATTAGAGGATTTAAAGACAAAATAGAAAATATCAACAGCGTAAAAGATTTTAAAACTTTAGACTTATCAGCTCCTAAAAAGAGTTTCGTAGAATTTAACCATATAATGAATGGATTAACTGATTTAAGTAATAAATTAAGAAATATAGCAGTTGATAAAGATATATTAGAATTTGAAGTAAAATTACTAGATAAGATGATAATCACTTCTGATGTAATTAGAGATTGGAAAGAGTATATAAAAGATTTATTACATGAGATAAATATTGTATTGCCTGTTCATTGTCTTATTACTATCTTTAAAGCAAATGACGAATTTTATGAGATAGAAGTTTTTTGGTTAGGAAAACCAAATGAAAAAGTAATCAAACATATTGAAAACGTAGCACGACAAATGATTAAATCTCACCATAAATTAGATATTCTTGATTGTAGTATTAACCATAACTTTACAAATGAGAATTATTCTTTAGTGACTCTAGATATAAAAGATATAGAACATGAAGCAAAATCTATACTTTTAGATGCTCCGAAAATTGGTGGAATTGTAGGGCTTGGTATTCAATCAAACTTAGAAAAAGACTCGATTCATTCAATAGTTATAGACTCAATCTTAACAACCCTATTAAACCTTGTAGGTTCAATTAAAGCTATAAACAAATACACAGAAAACTTAGAATTTTATGCGACGAGAGATCCACTAACTTCATTATTTACCCAAAGAGTATTTAGAGATTTAATGGAATATGAGATTAAAAGAGCTGCTAGACATAACTATACCTTTGGATTATTAGTTATAGATTGTGATAACTTTAAACCAATAAATGATGCACATGGTCATACTTTTGGGGATGAATTTTTAAAAGCACTTGGAAATATACTTGCTGATTCAAAAAGATCTGAAGATATACTTTCAAGATATGGAGGAGATGAATTCACACTAATCTTACCAGAATGTAATAAAGAAGAGGCCTTTTCCGTTGCGCAAAGAATTTTAAATAACGTAAGTGATTTAGAACTAATAAGCCCTGATGGAACTAAATGTAGTATGACTGTTTCTATTGGTATGGCTATGTACCCTGAACACTCAACTATACAAATTGAGTTATTCAATATTGCAGATGCTATGATGTATGAAGCAAAAACTATGGGTAAAAACTCAATTAAATATCCAACTGAATATGACCTAGAAGAGATTCATAAAGAAGCTGAAGACAAGTCTATGCTTGTTCTAAATGCTATTAAAAATGAAAATATTATTCCTCATTTTCAACCAATAGTAAATCTAAAAACAAATAAATGTGAAATAAATGAACTTCTAATGAGAATAGAAATAGATGGAGAATACTTACCAGCTGCTAAGTTTATAGAAACAGCAGAAGCTTTAGGGATAGTTCACAAAATGGATTATATGGTAATAGAAAAAGCCTTTGCAAAAATCAATGAAACAAATTATCAAGGTCTTTTATTTATAAATCTTTCTCCAAAAGCTTTAATTATAAGTGAATTTATAAACAAAATAGTCGTGCTTGCTCACAATTATAATATAAACAGAGATAATATTGTATTTGAAATTACAGAAAGAGAGACTGTAAAAAGTTTCTCATTATTGGAAAGATTTGTTCAAAATCTTAAACTACAAGGATTTAGTTTTGCAATAGATGATTTTGGTTCAGGATTCTCTTCTTTTCATTATATTAAAAAATTTCCAATTGATTATATTAAGATTGATGGAGATTTTATTATAAATATTACTAAAGATAAAAAAGATGTAGCTTTTGTGAAATCAATCGTTGCTTTAGCAAAAGAGTTAAAAGTCAAAACAATCGCAGAATTTGTAGAAAATGAAGAGATTTTAGAATTCTTAAAAAATATTGATATTGACTATGTTCAAGGTTATCACATAGGAAAACCAAACAAAGAGATAAGAATGTAA
- a CDS encoding YaaA family protein, translating to MKVLLAPAETKNSGGEEKPFSKKNFFLEKNFSLRQEAFEAYEKHVQSLSLEELSSWFGIKKLDDVKKYQESLRNKPSMKAIQRYNGVAFDALEYNSLTKEEQNYIDENVILFSNLFGPIKASDKIPDYKFKQGAKLSSMSIEKFYKDNFSQDLDEYIGDEIIDLRAGFYEKFYTPKDATVITIKFLKDGKVVSHWAKHYRGMVLNTLAKKNVQSIAEFMNTQIPGLELVEIQEKKNIKLLIMNIK from the coding sequence ATGAAGGTATTATTGGCTCCTGCAGAGACAAAAAATAGTGGAGGAGAAGAAAAGCCCTTTTCAAAAAAGAACTTTTTTTTAGAAAAGAACTTTTCTTTAAGACAAGAGGCTTTTGAAGCTTATGAAAAGCATGTACAAAGTTTAAGTTTAGAAGAACTATCTTCTTGGTTTGGAATAAAAAAATTAGATGATGTAAAGAAGTATCAAGAGAGCTTGAGAAACAAACCTTCTATGAAAGCAATACAAAGATATAACGGCGTAGCTTTTGATGCTTTAGAGTACAATAGCTTGACAAAGGAAGAACAAAATTATATTGATGAGAATGTAATTTTATTTTCTAATTTATTTGGACCTATAAAAGCTAGCGATAAAATACCTGATTATAAATTTAAACAAGGTGCAAAGCTATCAAGCATGAGTATTGAGAAGTTTTATAAAGATAACTTTTCACAAGATTTAGATGAGTATATTGGTGATGAAATTATTGATTTAAGAGCAGGTTTTTACGAAAAATTTTACACACCTAAAGATGCTACAGTTATAACAATAAAGTTTTTAAAAGATGGTAAAGTAGTATCCCATTGGGCAAAGCATTATAGAGGTATGGTTTTAAATACTCTTGCTAAAAAAAATGTTCAATCAATAGCTGAGTTTATGAATACCCAAATCCCAGGATTAGAGTTAGTCGAAATACAAGAAAAAAAGAATATAAAATTACTAATTATGAATATAAAATAA
- a CDS encoding YchJ family protein has translation MAYNEHAACPCGSKKSYKNCCKIFHEGKYPQTAVELMKSRFSAFVVGNIDYIISTTHEDNIEYSENKSKWREDLQNVISSNDFYSLEILDFIDGKEESYVTFKVGIKQRGLDVSFTEKSKFLKIDGKWLYRSGEFLDD, from the coding sequence GTGGCTTATAATGAACATGCAGCTTGCCCATGTGGTAGTAAAAAGAGTTATAAAAATTGTTGTAAAATCTTCCATGAAGGTAAATATCCACAAACTGCAGTAGAACTTATGAAATCTAGATTTTCGGCTTTTGTAGTGGGAAATATAGATTACATAATTAGTACAACTCATGAAGATAATATTGAATACTCAGAAAATAAAAGTAAGTGGAGAGAAGATCTTCAAAATGTTATAAGTTCAAATGATTTTTATAGTCTTGAAATACTTGATTTCATAGATGGGAAAGAAGAATCTTATGTTACATTTAAAGTAGGAATAAAACAAAGAGGCTTGGATGTTTCATTTACTGAAAAAAGTAAATTTTTAAAAATAGATGGGAAATGGCTCTATAGAAGTGGCGAATTCTTAGATGATTAG
- a CDS encoding YbfB/YjiJ family MFS transporter: protein MIKSFSKLFLASFLIILSCMGLARFAFGMILPNMQSDLNISTTVAGLIGSANFAGYFIGIIFASKIYSHFKTAPLISFSLFLQGLSMILMASFDNYLIICILYFLIGFLAAILNIAIIVYLSHAVPEKIRGKALGIAVSGNGVAIIFSGFLVPYLEQFFQANSWRISWVIFSLIIIAISFSIRYLLTYEVDHSVKSDVKFYSYIKNKNFWKIGSLYFFFGISYVIYVTFFVSAAIDKWSLSSQVSGIFWSTFGFICIFGGFLFGIIADKYGTFKTLILVFGIQAFSIFILIFDTPSFALFISVFFFAISVWSVPTMITMLCTEFFGLKKTAQVFSLVTLLFALGQIIGPIAAGYIHDTFKTYDYVFLMTFVLSFLGFISSIIFSYKKITI, encoded by the coding sequence TTGATAAAATCTTTTTCAAAACTTTTTTTAGCTTCATTTTTAATTATCTTATCATGTATGGGTTTAGCTAGATTTGCTTTTGGTATGATTTTACCAAATATGCAAAGTGACTTAAATATATCAACTACAGTTGCTGGATTAATAGGAAGTGCAAATTTTGCGGGATATTTTATAGGGATAATCTTTGCTAGTAAAATATATTCACACTTTAAAACAGCACCTTTAATTTCATTTTCCCTTTTTCTTCAAGGTCTTAGTATGATATTAATGGCCTCATTTGATAATTATTTAATTATATGTATTTTGTATTTTTTAATTGGTTTTCTAGCAGCTATTTTAAATATAGCAATCATTGTTTATTTATCACACGCAGTACCCGAAAAGATACGAGGAAAAGCTCTAGGAATAGCAGTGAGTGGAAATGGTGTAGCAATCATCTTCTCAGGATTTTTAGTTCCATATTTAGAACAGTTTTTTCAAGCTAACTCTTGGAGAATATCTTGGGTTATTTTTTCCTTGATTATTATTGCTATTTCATTTTCTATAAGATATTTATTAACTTATGAGGTAGATCATAGTGTAAAGTCAGATGTGAAATTTTATTCTTATATTAAAAACAAAAACTTTTGGAAGATAGGTTCTTTATACTTCTTTTTTGGTATTTCTTATGTTATTTATGTGACTTTTTTTGTAAGTGCAGCTATTGATAAATGGAGTTTGAGTTCACAAGTATCTGGTATATTTTGGTCAACTTTTGGATTTATTTGTATCTTTGGAGGTTTTTTATTTGGAATAATTGCTGATAAATATGGAACTTTTAAGACTCTGATTTTAGTTTTTGGGATTCAAGCTTTTTCTATCTTTATACTTATTTTTGATACACCAAGTTTTGCACTATTTATTTCTGTATTCTTTTTCGCAATATCTGTATGGAGTGTGCCTACAATGATTACGATGCTTTGTACTGAGTTCTTTGGGCTTAAAAAGACTGCACAAGTATTTTCTTTAGTAACTCTTCTTTTTGCTCTAGGACAGATTATAGGTCCTATTGCAGCTGGATATATCCACGATACTTTTAAAACTTATGATTATGTATTTCTTATGACATTTGTATTAAGTTTTTTAGGATTTATTTCTTCTATTATTTTTTCATATAAGAAAATCACAATCTAA
- a CDS encoding aldehyde dehydrogenase family protein, with amino-acid sequence MSKTIEVTSPFDGRVVGNVPFNSEEEVQAAIDLASATFLDHKNALPKYKRIEILEKVAEIMSSQIEELTILCASEGGKPYVDSKVEINRAINGIKLSIEALGALEGKEVAMGHTASSANRMAYTFREPIGVVAAISAFNHPFNLAVHQVIPAIAVGCPVVIKPATQTPMSAIRLVEILEEAGLPKGWAQAVVCDRHGGELLATSPKVDFLTFIGSGAVGWYLKSKVANGTRVALEHGGVAPVIVEPDADIDAMIPDLGKGGFYHAGQVCVSVQRVYVHESICDEVSSKLSDYASKLVVGDQLDPKTEVGPLINHNEVNRVEEWVNDAVAKGGKILTGGKRISDSCFEATVILNPSDDAIISQKEIFGPVVVIYSYSDIEEAFDRANSLDVSFQAAVFTKNIDTALKAVKRINGTAIMVNDHTAFRVDWMPFGGAKASGLGLGGIHYSMEEMTNQKMMVIKSPVL; translated from the coding sequence ATGAGTAAAACAATAGAAGTAACATCGCCGTTTGATGGAAGAGTAGTAGGGAATGTACCATTTAATAGTGAAGAAGAAGTACAAGCAGCAATAGATTTGGCAAGTGCGACTTTTTTAGATCATAAGAATGCCTTACCAAAATATAAAAGAATAGAGATTTTAGAGAAAGTGGCAGAAATCATGTCTTCGCAAATAGAAGAATTAACAATTCTATGTGCAAGTGAAGGTGGGAAGCCATATGTAGATTCTAAAGTTGAAATAAATAGAGCAATCAACGGTATAAAACTATCTATTGAAGCCCTAGGAGCACTAGAAGGTAAAGAAGTGGCAATGGGTCATACAGCTTCAAGTGCAAATAGAATGGCATATACATTCAGAGAACCAATAGGAGTGGTAGCAGCAATATCAGCATTTAATCACCCATTTAACCTAGCGGTTCACCAAGTAATCCCAGCAATCGCAGTAGGATGCCCAGTAGTAATCAAACCAGCAACTCAAACTCCAATGAGTGCAATAAGATTAGTAGAAATTCTAGAAGAAGCAGGACTTCCAAAAGGATGGGCACAAGCTGTAGTTTGTGATAGACATGGAGGAGAACTGCTTGCAACTTCTCCTAAAGTAGATTTCCTAACATTTATTGGTTCTGGTGCTGTTGGTTGGTACCTAAAATCTAAAGTGGCAAATGGAACAAGAGTTGCTTTAGAACATGGTGGAGTTGCCCCTGTAATTGTTGAACCAGATGCAGATATCGATGCAATGATTCCAGACTTAGGAAAAGGTGGATTCTATCACGCAGGACAAGTTTGTGTTTCTGTGCAAAGAGTATATGTACATGAATCAATTTGTGATGAAGTATCTTCTAAACTTTCTGATTATGCATCTAAATTAGTAGTAGGTGATCAATTAGACCCTAAAACAGAAGTAGGACCACTAATTAACCATAATGAAGTAAATAGAGTAGAAGAATGGGTAAATGATGCAGTTGCAAAAGGTGGAAAAATATTAACTGGTGGTAAAAGAATTTCAGATTCTTGCTTTGAAGCAACAGTAATTCTAAACCCAAGTGATGATGCAATTATTTCTCAAAAAGAGATATTCGGACCAGTAGTAGTAATTTATTCTTACTCAGATATAGAAGAAGCATTCGATAGAGCGAACTCTTTAGATGTGTCTTTCCAAGCAGCAGTGTTTACAAAAAATATAGATACAGCATTAAAAGCAGTAAAAAGAATAAATGGAACAGCAATAATGGTAAATGATCATACAGCATTTAGAGTAGATTGGATGCCGTTTGGAGGAGCTAAAGCTTCAGGATTAGGATTAGGTGGAATACATTATAGTATGGAAGAGATGACAAACCAAAAAATGATGGTAATCAAATCACCAGTATTATAA